A stretch of the Vigna radiata var. radiata cultivar VC1973A chromosome 9, Vradiata_ver6, whole genome shotgun sequence genome encodes the following:
- the LOC106773136 gene encoding uncharacterized protein LOC106773136, with protein MATTASPDVVDGPVMSLINKRIRAFRKKMNRIVAMEESLSLGKTLNKEQEEFLRTKPSILAFIDEFEKLRQPLASAVAEELQGTTPNVRSAEALTQTLAESFGSFEQPPPQHSGEDVVVEDLLNLLY; from the coding sequence ATGGCGACCACCGCAAGCCCCGACGTCGTCGATGGCCCTGTGATGAGCCTAATCAACAAGCGCATCCGCGCCTTCCGCAAGAAGATGAACCGCATCGTTGCCATGGAAGAGTCCCTCTCCCTGGGAAAAACCTTGAACAAGGAGCAGGAAGAGTTTCTACGAACCAAACCCTCCATTCTCGCCTTCATCGACGAGTTCGAGAAGCTTCGCCAACCCCTCGCCTCCGCGGTAGCCGAGGAACTCCAGGGAACAACGCCGAACGTGCGAAGCGCTGAAGCCCTAACCCAAACCCTAGCCGAAAGCTTTGGCTCGTTCGAGCAACCGCCGCCGCAACACTCAGGGGAGGACGTTGTCGTGGAGGACCTCCTCAACCTGCTCTACTAG